A stretch of DNA from Bradyrhizobium algeriense:
AGCGGCGACGTGGTCGGCGTGGTCGCGGCGAAACTGAACGCCATCAAGTTCGTGAGGGCCACGGGCAACATTCCCGAGAACATCAATTTCGCCATCAAGACCGGGGCGCTGCGGGACTTTCTCGATAACAGCGTGGTGCCCTATCAGATCTCCGACGCCAAGGACGAGTTGAAGACGGCCGACATCGCGCGCAATGCGCGGGCGTTTACGTTCCTGATCTCCTGCAAGGCCAAGGCGAGGGAAAAAGAGACAGCGAAGAACTCGGGATGAACCACGTTAACGCCGTTTCGCTTTTGGGAGCCGTTGGCTGGTCTTAGGCTCGGGTGCCAAGGGAAATCCTTAAACGCAAGCGAGGCCGTGCAGATGGCTGATACCCTAGTCGTGGGGCTCCATTCATGGATTATCCAGGACGGCAACTACGGCGATTTTGCACGGGATACGAACGCAGCTTTCGCTCTAGGGTTTTACGCCTTGTCGCCGCTGGCAGCAGTCGAATCGAACCCAAAGCTCGCCCCTGCTCTGACTCGTAGAATGAAGATTGAAGTTCGTAGACACGTTTCTGCGTAACGTAGACACGTTTTCTGCGTAACTAGGGGCGGCAAATTATTCCACGCGCGGCAGCATTTTCCGGGAAACGAGATCATACGCTATTGGTGGGAAAGTAGAATTTCGCGGCATGAGAATTGCTAAGTGACTGATGGCTTCTGTAATCAAGGGGGATCCATCATGATAACCGGCTTCAGCACGTCACCGAGCTATTTGAACTACGCCAGCACTCCGAAGGCGACGACAGCACAGCTAATTACGACCGCCGATGCGAAATCGGTCGATGCCGCGAAATTGCCCGGCACGAGTGCTCGCGCGCAGAGCTTGATCGACAGCCTCATCAAGACCAATTCTGGGCGCCGGGAAAGCGTCCAAGGCTTTACGTCCAAGCTCCAGTACGACCAGAGTGCCGTGCAGAGACTAAGTTCCGTCATTGAAAACCTGCCCCCGCAGACGTCACAGAAGGAACGCGACTCCTGGAACGCGCAGTTAGCCAGCGCCAAGAATGAAGTTGCCTCTTCGCAGTCGGAGATCGGGCGTTTTCAATCCGCACTCAACAATGATCCCTCGACCGAGATGGCGTTAAAGTTTGCAGGCAATCTTCTCGGCATGTCGAGTGATGAAGTTCACAAGCTCTATAATGATCGCGTCGATGCGCTTGCCGCGTCGAAGGCGTCCTCTGCGGCAAGCGGACCTGCATCCGTTGGACCTGCCGGCGCTGCGTCCAACCCGTCGGGTTCGAGCGAAGAGTGGGGCAATGACCCCAGCGGAGTTCGATCTGAAATCAAGATCAACGGTGTCGTTGTCGGCCGCGTCTACAACAGCGGAGTCACCGAACTGCATGACGAGTATGGCTCGCTTGGCCAACAGCTCGGCTTTGGCGGACCCGGCGAAGCAGGTCTTGAGGGGCCACAGCTCGCAGACTACCGAATTGCGCAGCTCAAGGACGCGTTGAAAGGCTCAAATGTGGAGATTACCACGATGTCCACCGCAATGACCCAAGCGGAATGGCTGGCAAGCCAGATATCTGGCAGCGGGCGTGTTGATCGCTCAGCTTAACCCATCTAGGTGTGAACCCATATCCGGCTGTCGCTTTGCGTTGGTCGGAGGCATGGACTTTCCTCACCACCGGGTGACGCCGGATTGGGAGCGGGGCTTGGGTTTGTGTGCCGAATCAGGCTCGAAAAGATATCCTCAAGACCAATGCATGGAAGGATGAGGGTGAGTATCTCCTCCATTGCAATCGCATTGGCGGCCCGCGCCTCCCGAGGGGAAGGCGCCGTCCTTAGGCCATCGCTGCACTGCCGGGCTTCAGGCCGCTCGACGCTTACCGCGAATTGCCGCGGCCATGCGCGGTCTGGGCAGTCCAGATGCTCCAGCTAACGCTGGCGAGGCTTCGCTGGTCCGTCGCAAGCGGCCGCCGGGTCTGCCGTTCATAGGCGGCGATGATGTGCTGCGACTGCCGGATTTTCTGCTCGAGTTCGGCAATCGTCTTCTGCGTCTTGCCGGTCCTGTTCGCTTGGGCGGCCTCGCCCACCATGAACCTCGCGGTTTCGATGTTCTTCAAGGTCTCGCGAAGCTTCTTGAGCTGGGCGCGGTGCCACGCAATGGCGCTGTCACTGTCTACCGGCATGCAAACCCTCCTGATTCGTGGCCGAATCTAGCACGCATGAGGCAAGTTGGGCCAAGGGGGAACCCAGCGGGTCATCAGGGCCCACTGGTTTCGCGAGGCATGGTCCGGCCGTTCCCGATTTCGACCCCATTTTGCCATCGAAGCGACCGCGGGCGAGCCTTCAAACAACAAACTTGCATGGCGATCTGTGACCAGCGCGGTCTCTCTTATCCTCCTGACGGCAGAATGCCGGACTGGCGCAATGGAGCGTGCGATGAGCGAAGTTGAATTCGATCGAATTGTCGATGCCGTGCGGAAGGAAATCGCGCCTGCACCGGCGTTGTACTCGTTGACGGGGTTGCGGGCTTCCGCCTGGCGGGCGAAGGCCGCCGGCGACAAGCCCACGTCCCGACGCCACGCTCCCATGGTCAGGATTCGCCACGTGGGCGAGGGGCGGAAGCGATACAGGTGAAACGATACGGGGTGAGCCAATGGAACGATCCGTGTTCGAAATCGTGAAGGCGCCGCTGGGCTGGTCGGTATTTGCTGACAACGTCAAGATCGGCGGCGTCTACGATTCGCGGGGCGCCGCCCTCGAAGCCGCCGCACTGGCCGCATCCTATACGATCAGCGACGGCGTCGGCGTTCAGATCAACGTGCCCGGCGCGGAGGAAGAAAAGCCGCGATGGGCCGTCGCGTTTGATATCGCGAGCTCCATCCTGCCAACGAGGAGCGGACGCGAGCGAAGCGGCTCACGGTAAAGCCCGCGTGAAGGCAATCACTCGACCTTGACGGATAGCCTCCACTCCGTGGGAGGACTTTTCAAACTAGCATGAGCTTGTCCGCGCAGTCGCGAGCCATGCGCGGATCGACACTGGCCGCCGTCGGTTTTCCGCCGGCGGCCTTCATTTCGCGCCCCGCGCTTTATTTCACATCGTCGAACGGCGACACCGCGGGGCTGCCGACGCGCATCCGCTTGATGCGGCGCACCGCCATCGGCGCGCCGTCGGACTGGTACTGCAGTTCGTATTTCTTGCCGTTCTTGTCGACAGCGCTGCAGGTGATGCTGGAAAGTTCGAGCGTCACGAAGTTGCCGACCTGTTTGCAGAGGCCGGCGGTCGATTCGACTGACGGCACCGGCAGGCCGTCGGCCTTCGGCCTGTCCTTGGATTTCAGCAGCATCCGGTCGATCGGCAATTCGTACAGATTGGCCTCCGGCCTTCGCCCGTTGTCGCCGGAGAACGTGATGATGTGGCTGTCGTCACTGGGATCGTCGATCGCCACGGTAAAATTCGCCCGGCCTTCCTCAGTCTGGAAGAAGGCAACGGCCCGGCAGGCCAAATCCCGTCCCGCGACCTTGAGCGTGCTGCACTTGCCGGACATCATCGCAAAGATGACGGTATCGGGCTCTTGCCGCTGAAGTTCGTCCGAGGCGCGGGCCGGCATTGCAATGAAAATGATGGCAAGGGCGAAAGCCTGCCGGCAAAGCTTCATGGTCATGCCCGGTTGATAGGACATGGCGCGCTGTGTGACCAGAGTCTCGCAAGGTTCCGGAAGTGTACCAAGGCAGGATAGCCCCATTTTGCAGCGCCGAACCGCAATCAGAAATCAAGCGGCGCGTTGTCGACCACTTCCTTCATGACGAAGAAAGTCCGAGTCTGGCGGACGCCCGGCAGCGCGATCAATTGTTCGCCGTGGATGCGGTTGAAATCCTCCATGTCGCCGACGCGGATCTTGAGGAAATAGTCGAAATCGCCGGCCACCAGATGGCAATCCAGCACGAATTTCAGTTGGGCGATTGCCCGCTCGAAGGCGGCAAAGCTCTCCGGCGTCGACCGGTCGAGCACGACGCCCACCATGACCAGCGCCCCCTTGCCGACCTTGCGCGGCGCCACCATCGCCCTGACCTGGGCGATGAACCCCTCGTCGAACAGGCGCTGGATGCGCCGGTGACAGGTTGCGGCGCTGACGCCGGCCGTTTCGGCCAGCTCGGCATTGGTCAGCCGACCGCTATTTTGCAGCAAGCGCAATATCTTAAGGTCGATGCGGTCGATCCTGCCGGTCATGAAAGAATCTCTCGGATAAGTACTCAATACTGGATGAAAAGCTAACATTATCCGAGAAAGGCGCAAGCTACGCATATATCAGCGGCCAACTTTGAGAGCACTTTTCCTGCGTCCGGTGATAGGGCGTTCTCCGGACATCAGGCCATCAACGGGGGACGTCAATGCTGGAAAAATTCGAACGCTATCCGCTTACCTTCGGACCCACCCATATCGAGAAGCTGGAGCGGCTCTCACAGCATCTCGGCGGCAAGGTCGAGCTCTATGCCAAGCGCGAGGACTGCAATTCGGGTCTGGCCTTCGGCGGCAACAAGCTGCGCAAGCTCGAATACATCATCCCCGACGCGATCGCTTCCAATGCCGACACGCTGGTCTCGATCGGCGGCGTGCAGTCCAACCACACCCGCATGGTCGCAGCCGTTGCGGCCAAGATCGGCATGAAGTGCCGCCTGGTGCAGGAAAGCTGGGTGCCGCACGAGGACGCCGTCTACGACCGCGTCGGCAACATCCTGCTCAGCCGCGTCATGGGCGCGGATGTGCAGCTGGTGGACGAAGGTTTCGACATCGGCATTCGCCAAAGCTGGGAAGAGGCGATCGCAGACGTGAAGGCGAAGGGCGGCAAGCCCTATGCGATCCCGGCCGGCGCCTCCGTGCACAAATATGGCGGGCTCGGCTATGTCGGTTTCGCCGAAGAGGTCAGGGCGCAGGAGAAGGAACTCGGCTTCGCTTTCGACTACATCGTGGTCTGCACGGTCACCGGTTCGACCCACGCCGGCATGTTGGTGGGATTTGCCAAAGATGGCCGCGCGCGCAAGGTGATCGGCATCGACGCTTCCTTCACCCCGGCCCAGACCAAGGCCCAGGTGCTCGACATCGCCCGCAACACCGCCGCCCTCGTTGAATTGGGCCAGGGGATCGTCGATGACGATGTCGTCCTGATCGAGGACTATGCCTATCCGGCCTACGGCGTTCCCTCAGAGGAGACCAAGGAGGCGATCCGGCTGTGCGCGCGCCTCGAAGGCATGATCACCGATCCCGTCTACGAAGGAAAATCCATGCAGGGCATGATCGACCTCGTGAACAAGGGCTACTTCCCGAAAGGATCGAAGGTGCTCTACGCCCATCTTGGCGGTGCGCCCGCCATCAACGGATACGCCTACACCTTCCGGAATGGCTGAGGATTTACGCGTCGGCCGCCCGCACCAGCGCGAGCAGTTCGTCGCCGTAATGCTCGAGCTTCTTGTCGCCGATGCCGGCGATGTTGCGGAGCTCGTTGAGCGTTGCCGGCCGTGCGGCGGCAATGCCGTCGATGGTGGAATCATGCAGCACGACATAGGCCGGCACGTTTCGTTGGCGCGCGATATCGGCCCGCCATGCCCGTAGCGCCGCCTGCAGGCCGGCGTCCGCAGGCTTAGTCTCGGCGCGCGGCGCCAGATCGCCGCGCCTTGATTTGGCGCGGCTGGCGCGGATGCTCGTGCCGGGTGCCGCCTCGCGCAGCATGACTTCCGTCTCGCCTTTCAGTACGCCGCGTGCGCTCTCCGTTAGTTTCAGCGCGCCAAAGGCTTCGCTGTCGGCCCGCAGATGGCCCATGGCGACTAATTGGCGGACCACGGCGCGCCATTGCTTCTCGTTGAGATCGTTGCCGATGCCGAACACGGATAGCTTGTCGTGGTCGAATTGGGTGACGCGCTCGGTCAGGCGGCCGACCAGCACATCGATCAGGTGCATGGCGCCAAAACGCTGGCCGGTGCGATAGGCGCAGGACAGCAGCTTTTGCGCGGCGACCTTGCCGTCGCGAAGCTGCGGCGGCGACAGGCAGTTGTCGCAGTTGCCGCAACTGGTGGAGGTCGCTTCCTCGCCGAAATAACCGAGCAGGCGGCCGCGCCGGCAGCCCGCGGTTTCCGCCAGCGCCACCAGCGCATCGAGCTTGCCGATCGAGACGCGCTTGAACGCATCGGAGCCGGTGGACTCGTCGATCATGCGGCGCTGCTGCACGATGTCGGACAGGCCATAGGCCATCCAGGCGCTGGAGGGCTTGCCGTCGCGCCCGGCGCGTCCGGTCTCCTGATAATAGGCCTCGATGCTTTTCGGCAGATCGAGATGCGCCACGAAGCGCACGTCCGGCTTGTCGATGCCCATGCCGAACGCGATGGTGGCAACGATGACGACGCCGTCCTCGTTGATGAAGCGATCCTGGTTGCGGGCGCGCAGGCCTGCATCGAGGCCCGCGTGATAAGGCAGCGCAGCTATACCGGCCTTGGTCAGGGCATCAGCGGTGTCCTCGACCTTGGCGCGCGACAGGCAATAGACGATGCCGGCGTCTCCGGCGTGGCGTTCGCTGATGAAGGCCTTGAGCTGGGCCGGCGCATTCTGTTTTTCGACGATCTCATAACGAATATTCGGGCGGTCGAAACTCGCGACGAAGCTTGGCGCGCCGGCAAGCCCGAGGCGGGCCACGATCTCCTTGCGCGTCATTTCGTCGGCGGTCGCGGTCAGTGCAATGCGCGGCACGTTGGGAAAGCGTTCGGCGATCGCGGACAGGCCGATATATTCAGGGCGGAAATCATGCCCCCATTGCGACACGCAATGCGCCTCGTCGATCGCAAACAGCGCGATGTTGGCTTGTCCGAGCAAGGACAGGCAACGCGGCGTCAGAAGCCGCTCGGGCGCGACATAGAGCAGGTCAAGGTCGCCGGCGAGCAGCCGCCGCTCGACTTCCGAGGCTTCGTCAAACGATAGCGTCGAGTTCAACACCGCCGCGTTGACGCCGGCCTCCAGCAGTCCCGCGACCTGGTCGCGCATCAGCGCGATCAGCGGTGACACCACGATGCCGCAGCCTTCACGCAGCAGTGAAGGCAGTTGATAGCACAGCGACTTGCCGCCGCCGGTCGGCATCAGCACCAGGCAGTTGCCGCCGTCCGTCACGTGGCGAACGATTTGCTCCTGCGCGCCGCGGAAGGCGGGCAGGCCGAATACCGAGTTCAGCACCGACAGCGCATCAGGAACACTGTCGCGGTGAAGGGCGGCGGGAGCAGGCATGGGGATTATGTCGTCCGATCGGGGTTCGCGCGCAGGCGCTCTTGAGGCAGGAAGTCGAGATTACCATCGATCATGGCACGTCCAATCCAGATTCGACACTCCCACCGGTGCGCGCCCGTGCGGGCTCCCTGCAGGGCAGACTTGCGGTAATTGATGCTTCCACGGGTGAACGGTGGCGGGTGAACTGTGTTAAAATACAACCCAACAGCTATAAACGCAAAGGGAGCGCAAGGGACCGCATGATGGGACCGTCCCGAATTGTCGTCAGCATCGTTGCCGTCGTGCTGCTTGGCGGCGCGGCGGCTGCCTTTGCAATCGTGTGGCGCCCGGCGATCGCGGCGGTCGAGCCGCCCGGGCCGCAGGCCTTCGATGCCGCTCTCGTCAAGCGAGGTCGCGACCTGGCGGCGATCGGCAATTGCAGCAATTGCCATACCGTGCGCGGGGCTAAGAACTTTGCCGGCGGTCTGCCGGTGCCGACCCCGTTCGGCACGATCTTCTCCTCGAACATCACGCCGGATGCGGAGACGGGAATCGGGCGATGGTCGGAAGCCGCGTTTCAGCGCGCGATGCGCTCCGGCGTCAATCGTGAAGGGCAGCACCTTTATCCGACATTCCCATACGACCACTTCACCAATGTCAGCGACGAGGATGACCGGGCACTCTATGCGTTCCTGATGACGCGGCAGCCCGTCCGCGCGCCGGCGCGCGAAAACCAGCTTTCCTTCCCGTTCAACCAGCGGTTCGCCATTGCCGGATGGAAATTGCTTTTCCTTCGTCACGGCACCTATCAGCCTGATCCCAAGCAAAGCGCCGAATGGAACCGCGGCGCCTATCTGGTCGAGGGGTTGGCGCATTGCGGCGCCTGCCACACGCCACGCAATGCGCTGGGTGCTGAACGCAACAGCGCGCAATTTGCCGGCGGCGATGTCGACAACTGGCACGCCTATGCGCTCAACGATCGGTCCCACGCGCCGGTGCCCTGGGATGCTGATGCCCTGTTCGCTTATTTGCGCGACGGCTGGCACCCCGACCACGGCACGGCGCGCGGGCCGATGGCGGAGGTGGTCAGTAATCTGTCCTCGGTTCCGTCAAGCGACGTCCGCGCGATCGCGGTCTACATGGCCGGCGTATCGGGAACGCCGACGCCGGATCGCAAACGTCAGGGCGAGGCCGCGCTGGAACAAGCCAAAGCATCTTCGGTCCCCGCTTCCCAAACCAACACGGCCGGTGCGTCGATCTATGCCGCTGCCTGCGCGTCATGCCATGCGAGCGGACGGCCGCTGCCTTATGGCGGGGTCGATCTGGCTCTCAGTACCGCGATCGCCAGCCCCGATCCGCGCAATCTCGCCAATATCGTGCTGTCCGGCGTCCAGGCCATCGAAGGCGAACGCAGCCCGATCATGCCCGGATTTGCCGCCAGCATGACCGATGCGCAGGTTTCGGCCTTGTTGAATTATCTGCGCGCGCGGTTCAGCAACCAACCGCCATGGTCTGGCGTTGAAAAGACGGTTCAAGATGCACGCCGCGCGCAGACTGCATTTCTCCAGACATCGCCCGCGCCGCGCAGCCCGCCCACCGATTCTCAGCAGCGAGAAAAGCCATGGTGACATTGAAGGTCAACGGTCGGGAGCATCAGGTGGATGCCGATCCGGATACGCCGCTGCTCTATGTGTTGCGCGAAGACATCAAGCTCAACGCCGCCAAATTCGGCTGCGGACTGGGCCAATGCGGCGCATGCACGGTGATCGTCGACGGCAAGGCCGTGCTCTCCTGCGTAACGCCGATGATTTT
This window harbors:
- a CDS encoding 1-aminocyclopropane-1-carboxylate deaminase; the protein is MLEKFERYPLTFGPTHIEKLERLSQHLGGKVELYAKREDCNSGLAFGGNKLRKLEYIIPDAIASNADTLVSIGGVQSNHTRMVAAVAAKIGMKCRLVQESWVPHEDAVYDRVGNILLSRVMGADVQLVDEGFDIGIRQSWEEAIADVKAKGGKPYAIPAGASVHKYGGLGYVGFAEEVRAQEKELGFAFDYIVVCTVTGSTHAGMLVGFAKDGRARKVIGIDASFTPAQTKAQVLDIARNTAALVELGQGIVDDDVVLIEDYAYPAYGVPSEETKEAIRLCARLEGMITDPVYEGKSMQGMIDLVNKGYFPKGSKVLYAHLGGAPAINGYAYTFRNG
- a CDS encoding Lrp/AsnC family transcriptional regulator, whose amino-acid sequence is MTGRIDRIDLKILRLLQNSGRLTNAELAETAGVSAATCHRRIQRLFDEGFIAQVRAMVAPRKVGKGALVMVGVVLDRSTPESFAAFERAIAQLKFVLDCHLVAGDFDYFLKIRVGDMEDFNRIHGEQLIALPGVRQTRTFFVMKEVVDNAPLDF
- a CDS encoding cytochrome c → MMGPSRIVVSIVAVVLLGGAAAAFAIVWRPAIAAVEPPGPQAFDAALVKRGRDLAAIGNCSNCHTVRGAKNFAGGLPVPTPFGTIFSSNITPDAETGIGRWSEAAFQRAMRSGVNREGQHLYPTFPYDHFTNVSDEDDRALYAFLMTRQPVRAPARENQLSFPFNQRFAIAGWKLLFLRHGTYQPDPKQSAEWNRGAYLVEGLAHCGACHTPRNALGAERNSAQFAGGDVDNWHAYALNDRSHAPVPWDADALFAYLRDGWHPDHGTARGPMAEVVSNLSSVPSSDVRAIAVYMAGVSGTPTPDRKRQGEAALEQAKASSVPASQTNTAGASIYAAACASCHASGRPLPYGGVDLALSTAIASPDPRNLANIVLSGVQAIEGERSPIMPGFAASMTDAQVSALLNYLRARFSNQPPWSGVEKTVQDARRAQTAFLQTSPAPRSPPTDSQQREKPW
- the recQ gene encoding DNA helicase RecQ, which encodes MPAPAALHRDSVPDALSVLNSVFGLPAFRGAQEQIVRHVTDGGNCLVLMPTGGGKSLCYQLPSLLREGCGIVVSPLIALMRDQVAGLLEAGVNAAVLNSTLSFDEASEVERRLLAGDLDLLYVAPERLLTPRCLSLLGQANIALFAIDEAHCVSQWGHDFRPEYIGLSAIAERFPNVPRIALTATADEMTRKEIVARLGLAGAPSFVASFDRPNIRYEIVEKQNAPAQLKAFISERHAGDAGIVYCLSRAKVEDTADALTKAGIAALPYHAGLDAGLRARNQDRFINEDGVVIVATIAFGMGIDKPDVRFVAHLDLPKSIEAYYQETGRAGRDGKPSSAWMAYGLSDIVQQRRMIDESTGSDAFKRVSIGKLDALVALAETAGCRRGRLLGYFGEEATSTSCGNCDNCLSPPQLRDGKVAAQKLLSCAYRTGQRFGAMHLIDVLVGRLTERVTQFDHDKLSVFGIGNDLNEKQWRAVVRQLVAMGHLRADSEAFGALKLTESARGVLKGETEVMLREAAPGTSIRASRAKSRRGDLAPRAETKPADAGLQAALRAWRADIARQRNVPAYVVLHDSTIDGIAAARPATLNELRNIAGIGDKKLEHYGDELLALVRAADA